In Aliarcobacter faecis, a genomic segment contains:
- a CDS encoding Rab family GTPase, with translation MFSYKIVLVGDFGTGKTSLVRRFVDNSFSEEYKSSIGVSISKKLLKQELNDEIYDSTMMIWDIEGKTEFKSIFSYHLVGAKAFIIVADLSRMDSINSIEEHIRLCEKTVVNAPIIIALNKCDLEHIDINLENIKNLSPNIINVLKTSAKEDKLVNDIFEILNLKIIEGTIK, from the coding sequence ATGTTTAGCTATAAAATAGTATTAGTTGGAGATTTTGGTACAGGGAAAACAAGTCTTGTAAGAAGATTTGTTGATAATAGTTTTAGTGAAGAGTATAAAAGTAGTATAGGTGTATCTATTTCAAAAAAATTATTAAAGCAAGAGTTAAATGATGAAATTTATGATTCTACTATGATGATTTGGGATATAGAAGGAAAAACAGAGTTTAAATCAATTTTTTCTTATCATTTAGTAGGTGCTAAAGCTTTTATAATAGTTGCAGATTTAAGTAGAATGGATAGTATAAATTCTATAGAAGAGCATATAAGACTTTGTGAAAAAACTGTTGTAAATGCTCCAATAATTATTGCATTAAATAAGTGTGATTTAGAACATATAGATATAAATTTAGAAAATATAAAAAATCTATCTCCTAATATAATTAATGTTTTAAAAACTTCAGCAAAAGAGGATAAATTAGTAAATGATATTTTTGAGATATTAAATTTAAAAATTATTGAAGGGACAATAAAATGA
- a CDS encoding LOG family protein, translated as MNVAIYCGSAFGNKDIYKEQTIKLAKKLALNNINIVYGGSKQGLMGIISNESLKQNNRVIGVITYDLASKELENMDITSIYKVETINQRKAKMEELSDAFIALPGGYGTFDEIFDVISSAQIGHHQKPSVFFNINGYYDKLIEFLYSCVENGFIAQRFVDMLIVSDDIDEIIEKIKTYKAPKAKWEK; from the coding sequence ATGAATGTAGCAATTTATTGTGGTTCTGCTTTTGGGAATAAAGATATTTATAAAGAACAAACTATAAAATTAGCAAAAAAACTTGCACTTAATAATATAAATATTGTTTATGGTGGAAGTAAACAAGGACTTATGGGAATAATCTCAAATGAATCTTTAAAACAAAATAATAGAGTAATTGGTGTAATAACTTATGATTTAGCATCAAAAGAACTTGAGAATATGGATATTACATCAATTTATAAGGTTGAAACTATAAACCAAAGAAAAGCAAAAATGGAGGAGCTAAGTGATGCTTTTATAGCACTTCCTGGTGGTTATGGAACTTTTGATGAGATTTTTGATGTAATATCTTCTGCTCAAATAGGTCATCATCAAAAACCATCTGTTTTTTTTAATATAAATGGTTACTATGATAAATTAATTGAGTTTTTATACTCTTGTGTTGAAAATGGATTTATTGCACAAAGATTTGTTGATATGCTAATAGTTAGTGATGACATAGATGAAATAATAGAAAAAATAAAAACTTATAAAGCTCCAAAAGCTAAATGGGAGAAATAA
- a CDS encoding HAD family hydrolase: protein MKNLKKYILFDNDGVLVETEKWYFEANKKALALLGLNLEMDFYQKIMIKGGSAFELAQINNIEKDIIEKHRSIRDNFYQEFLQTKDITIPKVKDILKELSKRYKMAIVTTSRRVDFELIHKNRQIIDFMDFILCVEDYERAKPHPEPYLKGLEKFNAKDFEAIVVEDSQRGLQSAKSANIDCIVIKNEFTTSQDFKKADFFINSFEDLENLL, encoded by the coding sequence ATGAAAAATTTAAAAAAATATATTCTTTTTGATAATGATGGTGTTTTAGTAGAGACTGAAAAATGGTATTTTGAGGCAAATAAAAAGGCTCTTGCTCTATTAGGATTAAATCTTGAAATGGATTTTTATCAAAAAATTATGATAAAGGGTGGAAGTGCTTTTGAATTAGCACAAATTAATAATATAGAAAAAGATATCATAGAAAAACATAGAAGTATAAGAGATAACTTTTATCAAGAGTTTTTACAAACAAAAGATATAACAATTCCAAAAGTAAAAGATATTTTAAAAGAGTTATCAAAGAGATATAAAATGGCAATAGTAACAACTTCAAGAAGAGTTGATTTTGAACTAATTCATAAAAATCGACAAATTATAGATTTTATGGATTTTATTCTTTGTGTAGAAGATTATGAAAGAGCAAAACCACATCCTGAACCCTATTTAAAAGGCTTAGAAAAATTTAATGCAAAAGATTTTGAAGCAATAGTTGTAGAAGATTCTCAAAGAGGGTTACAAAGTGCAAAAAGTGCAAATATTGATTGTATAGTTATTAAAAATGAGTTTACTACTTCTCAAGATTTCAAAAAAGCTGATTTTTTCATAAATAGTTTTGAAGATTTAGAAAACTTACTTTAA
- a CDS encoding Tgt2/MlaC family protein: MLKNNLLKISILLTILFTNSFALKKDEIKKEMENKIDSVLIILKDKSISKDDKKKEVINIVSDSFDFELMAKIALGKDIWASLNEEKQKEFIKTFEEKLKKSYSDKLELYNDQKVKIISLEPYNNTRLQLKTELVGKEGTYSINYNFYEKNDEWYIYDIDLIGVSIIQTYRQQFAGLLKEKSFDEMFAQFKNQ; the protein is encoded by the coding sequence ATGTTAAAAAATAATTTACTAAAGATTTCAATACTTTTAACCATACTCTTTACAAATAGTTTTGCACTAAAAAAAGATGAAATAAAAAAAGAGATGGAAAACAAAATCGATAGTGTTTTAATCATTTTAAAAGATAAAAGTATCTCAAAAGATGATAAGAAAAAAGAGGTTATAAATATTGTAAGTGATAGTTTTGATTTTGAACTTATGGCAAAAATAGCTCTTGGAAAAGATATTTGGGCAAGTTTAAATGAAGAGAAACAAAAAGAGTTTATAAAAACTTTTGAAGAGAAATTAAAAAAATCTTATAGTGATAAATTGGAACTTTACAATGACCAAAAAGTTAAAATCATATCTTTAGAACCTTACAATAATACAAGACTCCAACTCAAAACCGAACTTGTAGGTAAAGAGGGAACTTATAGCATTAATTACAATTTCTATGAAAAAAATGATGAATGGTATATATATGATATTGATTTAATTGGTGTTAGCATTATTCAAACATATAGACAACAATTTGCAGGACTTTTAAAAGAGAAATCTTTTGATGAAATGTTTGCTCAATTTAAAAATCAATAA
- a CDS encoding OmpA family protein produces the protein MNELEKLKELLLKNELEDFDELKKQLKKLDFEFNSSEHIKEKISPVVATAIKESIKSSKDDVVDSLYPIIGNMITKYVSRTFEDMINSINNQIRNRFSFKAISRKLRAKAQGISETELLIKENSKAYIKTVFLIDKNSGVVLTTLENKNSTIIEPEMVASMLTAIRSFVNDWIKQNEENKELNTIDYGGSKIIIETATTCYLATIVDGAITKDTYRKIEEALASIVSKYGSKIRDFNGNLDDLPLENINKVLLPLLSYEEYIEKNEKIHPIIYIFPIVILIIISYFIYNYIIDSNLEKKANELLFKNPSLTIYRLEAEVKNRDIFINGVVPNTIYKDMVFNEIKKLDKVKNIENNIQVIDYINNPKDIYDKVTYLRMALNQKDGNKIEYSYNYPNLKIFGSVISKAEKKYVESQFSFIEGLDSIDFDIKIIPPNIDEVIHFDLNSSEISPNQEYKLINIINLLHKLDDDLVLEIYGFRDFSGTLERNEALVNERAKTIMKYLKLKGNISQKLVSIGLNEVPKDIDEKEYPEQGRKVVFKWKK, from the coding sequence ATGAATGAACTAGAAAAATTAAAAGAGCTTTTATTAAAAAATGAGCTTGAAGATTTTGATGAGTTAAAAAAACAATTAAAAAAATTAGACTTTGAGTTTAATAGTAGTGAGCATATAAAAGAAAAAATATCTCCTGTTGTTGCAACAGCAATAAAAGAGAGTATAAAATCCTCAAAAGATGATGTTGTTGATAGCTTATATCCTATTATAGGAAATATGATTACAAAGTATGTATCAAGAACATTTGAAGATATGATTAACTCTATTAATAATCAAATTAGAAATAGATTCTCTTTTAAAGCAATTAGTAGAAAATTAAGAGCAAAAGCACAAGGTATTAGTGAAACAGAGCTTTTAATAAAAGAGAATAGTAAAGCATATATAAAAACAGTTTTTTTAATAGATAAAAATAGTGGAGTTGTTTTAACGACTTTAGAGAATAAAAATAGCACTATTATTGAACCTGAAATGGTTGCTTCGATGCTTACAGCTATTAGAAGTTTTGTAAATGATTGGATTAAACAAAATGAAGAGAATAAAGAGCTAAATACTATTGATTATGGTGGAAGTAAGATTATTATTGAAACGGCAACAACTTGTTATTTAGCCACTATTGTTGATGGAGCTATTACAAAAGATACTTATAGAAAAATAGAAGAGGCTTTAGCTTCAATTGTTTCTAAATATGGAAGTAAAATAAGAGATTTTAATGGAAATTTAGATGATTTACCATTAGAAAATATTAATAAAGTTTTATTACCACTTTTGAGTTATGAAGAGTATATTGAGAAAAATGAAAAAATTCATCCAATAATTTATATTTTTCCAATAGTTATATTAATTATAATCTCTTATTTTATTTATAACTATATTATTGATAGTAATTTAGAAAAAAAGGCAAATGAGCTACTTTTTAAAAATCCTTCTCTAACAATTTATAGGCTTGAAGCAGAGGTTAAAAATCGAGATATTTTTATAAATGGAGTTGTTCCAAACACTATTTATAAAGATATGGTCTTTAATGAGATAAAAAAATTGGATAAAGTAAAAAATATAGAAAACAATATTCAAGTTATAGATTATATAAATAATCCAAAAGATATTTATGACAAAGTTACATATTTACGAATGGCACTAAATCAAAAAGATGGAAATAAAATAGAGTATAGTTATAATTATCCAAATTTAAAAATATTTGGTTCAGTTATTAGTAAGGCTGAGAAAAAATATGTTGAGAGTCAATTCTCTTTTATTGAAGGTTTAGATAGTATTGATTTTGACATAAAGATTATTCCACCTAATATAGATGAAGTTATTCATTTTGATTTAAACTCTTCTGAAATTTCGCCAAATCAAGAGTATAAACTTATAAATATTATAAATTTACTTCATAAATTAGATGATGATTTAGTTCTAGAAATTTATGGTTTTAGAGATTTTAGTGGAACTTTAGAGAGAAATGAAGCTTTAGTAAATGAAAGAGCAAAAACTATTATGAAATATTTAAAATTAAAAGGAAATATTTCTCAAAAATTGGTTAGTATAGGTTTAAATGAAGTTCCAAAAGATATAGATGAAAAAGAGTATCCAGAGCAAGGTAGAAAAGTAGTATTCAAGTGGAAAAAGTAG
- a CDS encoding MlaA family lipoprotein: MKKLFCIILFISSFALYSNASQDDFADDIESEFKPMNSVVFDPLSGYNRAMTSFNDGFYTHIASPVAKGYAYIMPETARTGINNFFTNLMFPIRFVNNLLQFKFQNASKELGRFMVNTVFGLGGFMDQATNTLGMKIYREDFGQTLGYWGVGQGFHIVLPILGPSNLRDVVGLSADLALAPTSQLAHNTIPYKIPQDSLQELGIDILFKTNEYSFHPDFYEKIKADAIDLYPFLRDAYTQKREKEIKE, translated from the coding sequence ATGAAAAAACTATTTTGTATAATACTTTTTATATCTTCTTTTGCTCTTTATAGCAATGCTTCGCAAGATGATTTTGCAGATGATATAGAGAGTGAATTTAAGCCAATGAATAGTGTAGTTTTTGACCCATTAAGTGGTTATAATAGAGCTATGACATCTTTTAATGACGGATTTTATACACATATTGCTTCTCCTGTTGCAAAAGGTTACGCCTATATTATGCCAGAAACTGCAAGAACAGGAATAAATAACTTTTTTACAAACTTAATGTTTCCTATTAGATTTGTAAATAATCTTTTACAATTTAAATTTCAAAATGCTAGTAAAGAACTAGGTAGATTTATGGTAAATACTGTTTTTGGACTTGGAGGCTTTATGGATCAAGCAACAAATACTTTAGGAATGAAAATTTATAGAGAAGATTTTGGACAAACTCTTGGATATTGGGGAGTTGGTCAAGGATTTCATATAGTTTTACCAATTCTAGGACCTTCAAATTTAAGAGATGTTGTAGGTCTTAGTGCTGACTTAGCTTTAGCACCAACAAGTCAATTAGCACATAATACAATACCTTATAAAATACCTCAAGATAGCCTACAAGAGCTAGGAATTGATATTTTATTTAAAACAAATGAGTACTCTTTCCATCCGGATTTCTATGAAAAAATCAAAGCAGATGCTATTGATTTATATCCATTTTTAAGAGATGCTTATACTCAAAAAAGAGAAAAAGAGATAAAGGAATAA
- a CDS encoding sensor domain-containing diguanylate cyclase: protein MKQDILLPIVSRKYNLSYIIFDEDFKILDFSLNMREFVEDDLKIELNTDIRDIFWEFVGLENDLKNLVDLKKRYIHIPLISRNSLFYDINIELCEISNNKVFIAMFSKQLSNSLNYLKTIQKINQNNLEKYYKEESKQKYYNLINEKLISFNINHLGNITKVNNACSFFLGVDKQALIGKHFSNYFFSRENKVNISANSHIFRAINFANKEIFFHADIIPISSKTKSEKIVICQDITYLKKIETELEYAVNHDSLTGLPNRLFLKKKLESCIERYNKDKEIFAICFIDLNKFKEVNDTYGHHVGDMLLKHLADVLQGVVRENDVVARLGGDEFIILLKNLDSIEYLDRTINRIKEVSKNSPMHYNEKLTIEISFSFGISVYPYDGNDIDTLIDIADKNMYESKKRAF, encoded by the coding sequence ATGAAACAAGATATTTTACTTCCAATAGTTTCTAGAAAATATAATCTCTCTTATATTATTTTTGATGAAGATTTTAAAATTTTAGATTTTTCTTTAAATATGAGAGAGTTTGTTGAAGATGATTTAAAAATAGAGTTAAATACAGATATAAGAGATATTTTTTGGGAGTTTGTAGGGTTAGAAAATGATTTGAAGAATTTGGTAGATTTAAAAAAGAGATATATTCATATTCCATTAATATCAAGGAATTCTCTTTTTTATGATATAAATATAGAGCTTTGTGAAATATCTAATAATAAAGTTTTTATTGCAATGTTCTCAAAACAGTTAAGTAACTCTTTAAATTATTTAAAAACAATACAAAAAATAAATCAAAATAATTTGGAAAAATATTATAAAGAGGAGTCTAAACAGAAGTATTATAATCTTATTAATGAGAAATTAATTAGTTTTAATATTAACCATTTAGGAAATATTACAAAAGTAAATAATGCTTGTTCTTTCTTTTTAGGAGTAGATAAACAAGCTTTAATCGGAAAGCATTTCTCTAATTATTTTTTTTCAAGAGAAAATAAAGTAAATATAAGTGCAAATAGCCATATTTTTAGAGCAATAAATTTTGCAAATAAAGAGATATTTTTTCATGCTGATATTATTCCAATTTCATCTAAAACTAAATCCGAAAAGATTGTAATTTGTCAAGATATTACATATTTAAAAAAAATAGAGACAGAACTCGAATATGCTGTAAATCATGATAGTTTAACAGGGTTACCTAATAGACTATTTTTAAAGAAAAAACTTGAATCTTGTATAGAAAGATATAATAAAGACAAAGAGATTTTTGCTATTTGTTTTATTGATTTAAATAAATTTAAAGAAGTTAATGATACTTATGGACATCATGTTGGTGATATGCTTTTGAAACATTTAGCTGATGTGCTACAAGGAGTTGTTAGAGAAAATGATGTAGTTGCAAGACTAGGAGGAGATGAGTTTATAATTCTTCTTAAAAATCTTGATTCTATAGAGTATTTAGATAGAACTATAAATAGAATAAAAGAGGTTTCAAAAAATAGTCCAATGCACTATAATGAGAAATTAACTATTGAAATATCTTTTAGTTTTGGAATTAGTGTTTATCCTTATGATGGAAATGATATTGATACTTTAATTGATATCGCAGATAAAAATATGTATGAGAGTAAAAAAAGAGCTTTTTAA
- a CDS encoding efflux RND transporter permease subunit: MYKKFYDTLIFKYPVLFLIIASIFVGYLSYNAKNMQIDASAETLLLEDDEDLKFFRESFKKYENSNFLIVTFSPKKNLLDNETLESIKSISNDFLKVENIAKVDSILTVPLLQSPIRPISDLVAGVDSLSTKEFDKSLVEKEFLNSPLYQNALVSSDFKTTALILHLKDDTEYFKFIDKRDKLLEKEKNENLSQEEKKELEKNNLEFKEYREKVRVNDSRNIEEIREIIKNYEGEAKIFLGGVNMIANDAVHFVKNDLLIYGLSLIVIFIFVLYYIFKSIRWVFIVLFICFISILSTAGILGLFNWEVTVISSNFVALQLIITMSMVVHLVERYKELYFKYKNASQYKLTINTVLSKLIPSFFAIITTVVGFSSLVLSKIEPVINLGLMMSVGIMVSLFLTFIYFPIFLIFIGKKDEIEKKEKLISFIPKLPNIVLNHGKKIIFIAILTTIFSVVGSTKIFVENSFINYFKSNTEIYKGMKVIDENLGGTTPLDVIIKFKDIEPQTKSEQASNFDDFEDEFKLNKDDKQYWFSQDKMQLITKIHDYLNNIPEIGKVQSLATLLKIGKTLNNNQDLDGITLALIYKQLPEDYKKLILSPFVNIEANEARITMRIIDSNDNLRRNELIKKINHDLEEIITNKDTTFRLTNLMVLYNNMLQSLFDSQISTAGASILVLAIMFLILFRNFKMVIIALITNLIPISLVFGIMGWLSIPLDIMTITIAAIALGIAVDDTIHFMHRFDFEFKQSHGNYAVSINKALNTVGHPMYHTTIIIVIGFSILMLSNLVPTIYFGLLTAVVMISVLIANLLLLPRLLIILKPFKKEKAL, encoded by the coding sequence ATGTATAAAAAATTTTATGATACTTTAATTTTTAAGTATCCAGTACTATTTTTAATAATAGCCTCAATTTTTGTAGGCTATTTATCTTATAATGCAAAAAATATGCAAATTGATGCAAGTGCTGAAACATTACTTTTAGAAGATGATGAAGATTTAAAATTTTTTAGAGAAAGTTTTAAAAAATATGAAAATTCAAATTTTTTAATAGTTACTTTTTCTCCTAAAAAAAACCTTTTAGATAATGAAACTTTAGAAAGTATAAAAAGTATCTCTAATGATTTCTTAAAGGTAGAAAATATCGCTAAAGTTGATTCTATTCTTACAGTTCCTCTACTTCAATCGCCTATTCGTCCTATTTCTGATTTAGTTGCTGGAGTTGATAGCTTAAGTACAAAAGAGTTTGATAAGTCTTTAGTAGAAAAAGAGTTTTTAAACTCTCCACTATATCAAAATGCTCTTGTTAGTTCTGATTTTAAAACAACTGCTTTAATACTTCATTTAAAAGATGATACAGAATATTTCAAGTTTATTGATAAAAGAGATAAGCTTTTAGAGAAAGAAAAAAATGAAAATTTAAGCCAAGAAGAGAAAAAAGAGTTAGAAAAAAATAACTTAGAATTTAAGGAATATCGAGAAAAAGTAAGAGTAAATGATAGTAGAAATATAGAAGAGATTAGAGAGATTATAAAAAACTATGAAGGTGAAGCCAAAATATTTTTAGGTGGAGTTAATATGATTGCAAATGATGCTGTTCATTTTGTAAAAAACGATCTATTAATTTATGGTTTAAGCTTAATTGTCATCTTTATATTTGTTTTATACTATATTTTCAAAAGTATTAGATGGGTTTTTATAGTCCTTTTTATCTGTTTTATCTCTATTTTAAGTACTGCTGGAATTTTAGGTCTATTTAACTGGGAAGTAACAGTTATATCATCAAACTTTGTAGCACTTCAACTAATAATTACAATGTCTATGGTAGTTCATTTAGTTGAAAGATATAAAGAGTTATATTTTAAATATAAAAATGCTAGCCAATATAAACTTACGATAAATACTGTTTTATCAAAGTTAATTCCATCTTTTTTTGCAATTATTACAACTGTTGTTGGATTTTCTTCACTTGTTTTATCAAAAATAGAGCCTGTTATTAATTTAGGGCTGATGATGAGTGTCGGAATAATGGTATCTTTATTTTTAACTTTTATATATTTCCCAATTTTTTTAATATTTATTGGTAAAAAAGATGAAATAGAGAAAAAAGAAAAACTAATTTCTTTTATTCCAAAACTACCTAATATAGTTTTAAATCATGGTAAAAAAATAATTTTTATAGCAATATTAACTACAATTTTTTCTGTTGTTGGAAGCACTAAAATATTTGTAGAAAACTCTTTTATAAACTATTTTAAATCTAATACAGAAATTTATAAAGGTATGAAAGTAATTGATGAAAATTTAGGAGGGACAACTCCTCTTGATGTAATTATCAAATTTAAAGATATAGAACCTCAAACAAAAAGTGAACAAGCTTCTAATTTTGATGATTTTGAAGATGAATTTAAACTAAATAAAGATGATAAACAATATTGGTTCTCTCAAGATAAAATGCAACTTATCACAAAAATTCATGACTATTTAAATAATATCCCTGAAATAGGAAAAGTTCAATCTTTAGCAACACTTTTAAAAATAGGAAAAACCTTAAATAATAATCAAGATTTAGATGGGATAACTCTTGCTCTAATTTATAAACAACTCCCAGAAGATTATAAAAAACTTATTTTAAGCCCTTTTGTAAATATAGAAGCAAACGAAGCTAGAATTACTATGAGAATTATTGATTCAAATGATAATTTACGAAGAAATGAGCTAATCAAAAAAATAAATCATGATTTAGAAGAGATTATCACAAATAAAGATACAACTTTTAGACTTACAAATCTTATGGTTTTATATAATAATATGTTGCAATCTTTGTTTGATTCTCAAATATCAACTGCTGGTGCTTCTATTTTAGTTTTAGCTATTATGTTTTTAATACTATTTAGAAATTTTAAAATGGTGATTATAGCTTTAATTACAAACTTAATTCCAATTTCACTTGTTTTTGGGATTATGGGATGGCTTTCTATTCCACTTGATATTATGACAATTACAATAGCTGCTATTGCTCTTGGAATTGCAGTTGATGATACTATTCACTTTATGCACAGATTCGATTTTGAGTTTAAACAAAGCCATGGAAACTATGCAGTTTCTATAAATAAAGCTCTAAATACAGTTGGCCATCCTATGTATCATACAACTATAATAATAGTAATTGGGTTTTCAATTTTAATGCTATCAAATTTAGTTCCAACTATATATTTTGGACTTTTAACAGCTGTTGTAATGATAAGCGTATTAATAGCAAATTTACTACTTTTACCAAGATTATTAATTATTTTAAAACCATTTAAAAAGGAGAAAGCTTTATGA
- a CDS encoding ABC transporter permease, which produces MKNLFLVFKTDISEALRSKWFLVYTLVFGGIIALFFITGITESRIQGFSGLSRLLLIFIEICIVIVPIFILINTVRTIAGERDSNILEYMLSFPISLKEYFFGKFFGKLFVVTLPIIGALVLALVWSLFKGATVPWGIFFYYMGLIIAVNICFLGLSFFISSIVKTQEVALGIAFFVWLFLLALIDLLLIGFLIKTTANPELIYSIALINPLQVFRIGAITLFDPELSVIGPASYFILDEFGKELIAIYCIFYPAIVGFLFSIFGYFIFKRKDLV; this is translated from the coding sequence ATGAAAAATCTATTTTTAGTTTTTAAAACTGATATAAGTGAAGCTTTAAGGTCCAAATGGTTTTTAGTTTATACTTTAGTTTTTGGTGGAATTATAGCTTTGTTTTTTATAACAGGTATTACTGAATCAAGAATTCAAGGTTTTAGTGGTCTTAGTAGATTACTACTAATTTTTATTGAAATTTGTATAGTAATTGTTCCTATATTTATTTTGATAAATACAGTACGAACAATTGCAGGTGAGAGAGATAGTAATATTTTAGAGTATATGTTATCTTTTCCAATTTCACTAAAAGAGTATTTTTTTGGAAAGTTTTTTGGAAAACTTTTTGTTGTAACTTTACCAATAATTGGTGCTTTAGTTTTAGCTTTAGTTTGGAGTCTTTTTAAAGGTGCAACTGTTCCTTGGGGGATATTTTTTTATTATATGGGATTGATTATTGCAGTTAATATTTGCTTTTTAGGGCTTAGTTTTTTTATATCTTCAATAGTTAAAACTCAAGAAGTTGCCTTAGGAATTGCTTTTTTTGTTTGGTTATTTTTACTTGCTTTAATAGATTTACTTTTAATTGGATTTTTAATAAAAACTACAGCAAATCCAGAGTTAATCTACTCAATAGCTTTAATAAATCCATTACAAGTATTTAGAATAGGTGCTATTACTCTATTTGACCCAGAGTTATCTGTTATTGGACCAGCTAGTTATTTTATTCTTGATGAGTTTGGAAAAGAGCTAATAGCAATATATTGTATTTTTTATCCAGCTATTGTTGGATTTTTATTTAGTATTTTTGGATATTTTATTTTTAAAAGAAAGGATTTAGTGTGA
- a CDS encoding nitrous oxide reductase accessory protein NosL gives MKKIFFLLIFICVSIFGADILSKEYKDLNLKQDMCPVKNVPIEKHKDWLGYVEFNDGKIIALSSPKYSFAYYLKELNHNKNENIKAIYVTDFKTKKIIDAKTAYYVFGSNLMSVGGDDVIPFELESDAKEFFDTKHGKQIYRFDRMTENFINYLDMR, from the coding sequence GTGAAAAAGATATTTTTTTTACTTATTTTTATTTGTGTATCAATTTTTGGTGCTGATATTTTATCAAAAGAGTATAAAGATTTAAATCTTAAACAAGATATGTGTCCCGTAAAAAATGTACCTATTGAAAAACATAAAGATTGGTTGGGATATGTAGAGTTTAATGATGGAAAAATAATAGCTCTTAGCTCTCCTAAATATAGTTTTGCTTACTATTTAAAAGAGTTAAATCATAATAAAAATGAGAATATTAAAGCTATTTATGTAACAGATTTTAAAACAAAAAAGATAATTGATGCAAAAACAGCTTATTATGTTTTTGGGAGTAATCTTATGAGTGTTGGTGGAGATGATGTTATCCCTTTTGAATTAGAGTCTGATGCTAAAGAGTTTTTTGATACAAAACATGGAAAACAGATATATAGATTTGATAGAATGACAGAGAATTTTATTAACTATTTAGATATGAGATAA
- a CDS encoding YebC/PmpR family DNA-binding transcriptional regulator codes for MGRAFEYRKAAKMKRWGNMSRVFPKLARAIEVAAKTGVPDPEMNSALRTAILNAKAENMPKANIDAAIKRATGKDAANFSEVNFEGKGPHGVLIFVETATDNNTRTVANIKMYFNKTQGQVVPTGSLEFFFDRKAIFEFNKPNNYELEDLEMELIDAGLEELEEEDGVVLAYANYTDFGNMNNKFEELGIELTKAELKRIPNNPQEFSEAQQEDIGKLIEKLEEDDDVQAVYTNIA; via the coding sequence ATGGGTAGAGCTTTTGAATATAGAAAAGCAGCAAAGATGAAAAGATGGGGAAATATGTCAAGAGTATTTCCGAAATTGGCACGAGCTATAGAAGTAGCTGCAAAAACAGGTGTTCCTGATCCAGAAATGAATTCAGCTTTAAGAACTGCAATTTTAAATGCAAAAGCTGAAAATATGCCAAAAGCAAATATAGATGCAGCAATAAAAAGGGCAACAGGAAAAGACGCAGCAAACTTTTCTGAAGTAAATTTTGAAGGTAAAGGACCACATGGTGTTCTAATTTTTGTTGAAACAGCAACAGATAATAATACTAGAACAGTTGCAAATATTAAAATGTATTTTAATAAAACACAGGGGCAAGTTGTACCTACAGGTTCTTTAGAGTTTTTCTTTGATAGAAAGGCTATTTTTGAATTTAATAAACCAAATAATTATGAACTTGAAGATTTAGAGATGGAGTTAATTGATGCTGGACTTGAAGAGCTTGAAGAGGAAGATGGAGTTGTTCTTGCTTATGCAAATTACACAGATTTTGGAAATATGAATAATAAATTTGAAGAGTTAGGAATTGAACTTACAAAAGCTGAATTAAAAAGAATTCCAAATAATCCTCAAGAGTTTAGTGAAGCTCAACAAGAAGATATTGGGAAATTAATAGAAAAGCTTGAAGAAGATGATGATGTTCAAGCAGTTTATACAAATATAGCTTAG